The Proteus sp. ZN5 genome includes the window CGCTAACGCCTCTGCACTTTCACCAAAGAAAGCCCCTTCAACAATCCCTGATGTTGACCCTTCATTTGCACTCGCAGAAAACGTCACTTGGTTATTTGCGGTATAAAGATTTCCTCCTGCCAAATCAACTGTGCGTTGGCTATTAGTCAGCGAACCTGTAATTTCCTTTTGTGAAAAATTAACATCAAACGTACCAGTCAGTAGGTTACTGCCACTGTATTGACCAATACCCGTTACCGTATAAGTGGCGCTATCCGTTGGTAATGTGGTTGTAACATCTTTACCAACATAATAGGTTTGGTGTGTTGCATCTGTCACTGATGTTGTTTTTGCCCAGTCACCAAAATAGACATTGGCATCCGTGATTTTGGCGAAGTGGAAAACCCCCATATTACTATGACTAGCAGGCGTACTTTCATTAGGCTGGATAGTGTAAATTCCATTACTATCCGCTCCACCGCTCATTCTTGGCGAAGTTAACGAAGCAAAACCAATTTTTTTTCCACCTCCTACTGTGCTAATACCAACACCTGGCTCTCCACCTGGTATTT containing:
- a CDS encoding Slam-dependent surface lipoprotein, with product MKKRNKLTCALFILMGSHAVHAEIHSNQSGPLTTMEVGASDAIQRGHSQIPGGEPGVGISTVGGGKKIGFASLTSPRMSGGADSNGIYTIQPNESTPASHSNMGVFHFAKITDANVYFGDWAKTTSVTDATHQTYYVGKDVTTTLPTDSATYTVTGIGQYSGSNLLTGTFDVNFSQKEITGSLTNSQRTVDLAGGNLYTANNQVTFSASANEGSTSGIVEGAFFGESAEALAGIVVFSSDHKKDISFGGTKNSSESE